In the Victivallis sp. Marseille-Q1083 genome, one interval contains:
- a CDS encoding NDP-sugar synthase, translating to MKCLINCPAAAVAWVERFFPGSPAYLIKIANKPYLEYLIDFCVFLGIREIRIITDAPDRRIQEYFGDGLRWNVAIHYATTQNGMDLLSIKQQNLGMAGTDSLLVLHGFFWLNYDKRNIQPLAIAPDRVMAEQLPDGFGMRLVGRLNDSEAFWRADQTPEPLTGYVEPLSSIQEFYRRNLALVYGEAERYVMPSYNNTPQIYIGSNVAIPRSAELSAPLMLGSSIQLGDDVKIGPGAIIGDSSYIDSDAQIIDSIVMGNSYVGYNLELKGKIIYRNLVIEPDSESILDIVDEFLLTPLEPSEKRKFCSLVQRGIALLLFLVLLLPFCLLRPFLKVHSTPTDCFFDRNRRKKIHLRLYVKPARSFAGRYFRKLSLDRFHLLPLVWRGELRLVGNRIYEASPENFQRLQQFPDYAPGIFSFCEMLDHERDPIQSEIDELYYIYHASFRFNWMILRRTLLRNLLKRQ from the coding sequence ATGAAATGTCTGATCAATTGCCCGGCGGCCGCGGTTGCCTGGGTTGAACGTTTTTTTCCGGGCAGTCCGGCTTATCTGATCAAAATTGCCAATAAGCCGTATCTGGAATACCTGATTGACTTCTGCGTTTTCCTGGGGATCCGGGAAATCCGGATCATCACCGACGCGCCGGACCGCCGGATTCAGGAGTATTTCGGCGACGGTTTGCGCTGGAATGTCGCCATCCACTATGCGACGACCCAGAACGGCATGGATTTGTTGTCGATCAAACAGCAGAATCTCGGTATGGCCGGCACCGACTCGTTGCTGGTGCTGCACGGTTTTTTCTGGCTGAATTACGACAAACGGAATATTCAGCCGCTCGCCATTGCGCCGGACCGGGTGATGGCGGAGCAGTTGCCCGATGGGTTCGGCATGCGTCTGGTCGGCCGGCTGAACGATTCGGAGGCGTTCTGGCGGGCCGACCAGACGCCGGAGCCGTTGACCGGTTATGTCGAACCGCTGTCCTCCATCCAGGAATTCTACCGGCGCAACCTGGCGTTGGTCTACGGAGAGGCGGAACGTTACGTGATGCCGAGTTACAACAATACTCCGCAGATCTACATCGGCAGCAACGTCGCCATTCCGCGCAGCGCCGAACTGAGTGCGCCGTTGATGCTGGGCAGTTCCATTCAGCTCGGCGATGATGTCAAAATCGGACCGGGCGCGATCATCGGGGACAGCTCCTACATCGACAGCGACGCCCAGATCATCGACAGCATCGTCATGGGCAACTCCTATGTCGGTTACAATCTGGAGCTGAAAGGCAAAATCATCTATCGCAATCTGGTCATCGAGCCGGACAGTGAAAGTATTCTGGACATCGTCGATGAATTTCTGCTGACGCCGCTGGAGCCGAGCGAAAAACGGAAATTCTGCAGCCTGGTGCAGCGCGGAATCGCGTTGCTGTTGTTTCTGGTTCTGCTGCTGCCGTTCTGCCTGTTGCGTCCGTTTCTGAAGGTGCACAGCACGCCGACGGATTGTTTTTTCGACCGCAACCGGCGGAAAAAAATTCATCTGAGATTGTACGTCAAGCCGGCGCGGAGTTTTGCCGGGCGTTATTTCCGCAAGTTGAGTCTGGACCGCTTTCACCTGCTGCCGCTGGTCTGGCGGGGGGAATTGCGGTTGGTCGGCAATCGGATCTATGAGGCCAGTCCGGAGAATTTCCAGCGATTGCAGCAGTTTCCGGATTATGCGCCCGGCATTTTTTCCTTTTGCGAGATGCTGGACCACGAGCGGGACCCGATCCAGAGTGAAATCGACGAGCTTTATTATATTTATCATGCGTCGTTCCGGTTCAACTGGATGATTCTGCGGCGTACGCTGTTGCGGAATCTGTTGAAGAGGCAGTGA